Proteins encoded within one genomic window of Triticum aestivum cultivar Chinese Spring chromosome 2D, IWGSC CS RefSeq v2.1, whole genome shotgun sequence:
- the LOC123051012 gene encoding laccase-15-like, whose protein sequence is MAAMAVVVVVFFVAAALVAAGGAALVEHTFVVSQVKLNRLCNDMLVTVVNGQFPGPAIEVKEGDSVAVQVINKSPYGLTIHWHGVKLQLNCWADGAGMITQCPIQPNKNFTYRFNVTGQEGTLWWHAHVGSLRASIHGALIIRPRSGSRSYPFPKPHKEIPIVIGEWWEMDLNQLDKNLRNGHLFDMPRVATINGKPGDLDNCSGTVKDSNILKVEHGKTYLLRIVNAAMNSEYYLKIAGHRFTVVAADANYVKPYTTDVIAIAPGETVDALLVADAHPAGRYYIVAKANQPPKPAIQIPVFISRGIVQYGDGPRKVEEKALSDSASLIMAPEMPDKHDAATSFYFHGNLTSLQPQPVPANVHEHLFYALDASFVCREGESSCNNATNMMGMVNNVSFQLPTTTPLLQAHYHGNTSSIGTLRELPDRAPRMFNYSETLEPTSKATSVRRLRYNATVEIVFQSPVLADTYANPMHLHGHDFLVLAQGFGQYNAETDVATYNLVDPPVRNTVHVPLFGWAAVRFVTNNPGVWFMHCHFGHHSSSGMAAAFVVENGPTLDSTLPPPPEDFPSCKTYNSRVSYE, encoded by the exons ATGGCAGCCATGGcagtcgtcgtcgtcgtgttcttcGTCGCTGCGGCCCTAGTAGCGGCAGGCGGTGCGGCACTCGTCGAGCACACCTTTGTT GTGAGCCAGGTTAAGCTAAATCGGTTGTGCAACGACATGCTGGTCACTGTGGTGAACGGGCAATTCCCAGGTCCAGCGATAGAGGTTAAAGAAGGAGACTCGGTGGCTGTTCAAGTCATCAACAAGTCCCCCTATGGACTAACAATTCACTG GCATGGAGTGAAGCTGCAACTGAACTGCTGGGCAGATGGAGCGGGGATGATAACCCAGTGCCCCATCCAGCCGAACAAAAACTTCACCTACCGATTTAACGTCACCGGCCAGGAGGGCACGCTGTGGTGGCACGCTCACGTTGGCAGTCTCCGGGCAAGCATCCATGGCGCCTTGATCATCCGGCCAAGATCTGGTTCCAGGTCATACCCGTTTCCCAAGCCTCACAAGGAGATCCCGATCGTCATAG GCGAATGGTGGGAGATGGACTTGAATCAGCTAGACAAGAACCTTAGGAACGGTCACCTTTTTGATATGCCCCGTGTAGCTACCATAAATGGGAAGCCTGGAGATCTGGACAACTGCTCTG GGACCGTTAAAGACAGCAACATTCTCAAGGTGGAGCATGGCAAGACATATTTGTTACGGATAGTGAACGCTGCGATGAACTCGGAATATTACTTGAAGATCGCCGGGCACAGGTTCACGGTGGTGGCCGCCGACGCCAACTATGTCAAGCCGTACACCACAGACGTCATCGCGATCGCGCCGGGCGAGACCGTCGACGCTCTGCTTGTGGCCGACGCGCATCCTGCTGGCAGATACTACATCGTCGCCAAGGCCAACCAGCCGCCCAAGCCTGCGATCCAGATCCCAGTCTTCATCTCAAGAGGGATAGTTCAATACGGTGACGGTCCAAGAAAAGTAGAAGAGAAAGCTCTATCTGATAGTGCTTCATTAATAATGGCGCCTGAAATGCCGGATAAGCATGACGCGGCCACTTCCTTCTACTTCCATGGCAACTTGACAAGCCTGCAGCCTCAGCCGGTGCCGGCCAACGTCCATGAGCACCTCTTCTACGCCCTTGACGCGAGCTTCGTCTGTAGAGAAGGCGAATCATCCTGCAACAATGCTACTAATATGATGGGCATGGTGAACAACGTCTCCTTCCAGCTCCCCACAACAACACCATTGCTGCAGGCGCACTACCACGGCAACACGAGCAGCATCGGCACGCTGCGGGAACTACCTGACAGGGCACCCAGGATGTTTAACTACAGCGAAACGCTAGAGCCGACGTCCAAGGCGACGTCGGTGAGAAGGCTGCGGTACAACGCCACGGTGGAGATCGTCTTCCAGAGCCCGGTGCTGGCGGACACATACGCTAACCCCATGCACCTCCATGGCCACGACTTCCTCGTCCTCGCGCAGGGGTTCGGACAATACAACGCCGAGACAGACGTGGCGACGTACAACCTGGTGGATCCGCCGGTGAGGAACACCGTCCATGTCCCACTATTCGGGTGGGCGGCCGTCCGATTTGTCACCAACAATCCAG GTGTGTGGTTCATGCACTGCCATtttgggcaccactcgtcgtcaggCATGGCGGCAGCATTCGTGGTGGAGAACGGTCCAACTTTGGACTCGACTCTTCCTCCGCCTCCGGAAGATTTTCCAAGCTGCAAGACCTACAATAGTAGAGTTTCATATGAATAA